The Thermus hydrothermalis genome window below encodes:
- a CDS encoding iron-siderophore ABC transporter substrate-binding protein, with translation MCLAKTPERVAVLDWRPLEDLLLLGVRPVAGADLADFPRWVRMDLPQGIQDLGGRMNPSLERLAALKPDLILGYTGFQAKLYPELARIAPTALYDYLPSSGQLAAMRRHFLLHARLVGKEREGERRLADLDRFLSQTADALRQAGLAGRPFLLVQAWAREKVYNVFTRDTLASELLEAVGLANAWRGKAEAYGLSRVGAEGLVRLVQDNPGVLVFLIAQPENNPLADPAVGPLLRLAKARVVALDPSTWTYGGPHSARVLVEGVRRSLLGR, from the coding sequence GTGTGCTTGGCCAAGACCCCGGAGCGGGTGGCGGTCTTGGATTGGCGCCCCCTCGAGGACCTCCTCCTCCTGGGGGTCCGGCCCGTGGCGGGAGCGGACCTGGCGGACTTTCCCAGGTGGGTGCGGATGGATCTTCCCCAGGGGATCCAGGATCTCGGGGGACGCATGAACCCGAGCCTTGAGCGCCTAGCGGCGCTTAAGCCAGACCTCATTCTGGGCTACACGGGTTTCCAGGCCAAGCTTTACCCCGAGCTTGCCCGCATTGCGCCCACGGCCCTTTACGACTACTTACCCTCAAGCGGGCAACTCGCCGCCATGCGCCGGCACTTCCTCCTGCACGCTCGCCTGGTGGGGAAGGAGCGCGAAGGGGAAAGGCGGTTGGCGGATTTGGACCGCTTCCTAAGCCAAACCGCCGACGCCCTGCGACAGGCGGGACTAGCGGGGAGGCCCTTCCTCTTGGTGCAGGCGTGGGCCCGGGAGAAGGTCTACAACGTCTTCACCCGCGACACCCTGGCTTCCGAGCTCCTAGAGGCCGTGGGCCTGGCCAACGCTTGGAGGGGAAAAGCGGAGGCCTATGGTCTTTCTCGGGTAGGTGCGGAAGGCCTCGTGCGCTTGGTACAGGACAACCCTGGGGTGCTCGTTTTCCTCATCGCCCAACCGGAAAACAACCCTCTGGCGGACCCAGCGGTGGGTCCCTTGCTCCGATTGGCAAAGGCTCGTGTGGTGGCCTTAGACCCCAGCACCTGGACGTATGGCGGGCCCCATTCTGCCCGCGTTTTGGTGGAAGGAGTACGGCGTTCTCTCTTGGGGAGGTAA
- a CDS encoding imelysin family protein yields MSPLVEGLAAQSGLLAQAARAFAGNPTPDGLHRLQLLWHAARDYWEELEAFAFGPVGDYDPYLDTWPISPEELARSLGTSVENLPPEVRGFHALEYLLFQALPKEAEGLRHLALLAEDLARQADALRERYEAYLQEASEEELASELYAASLELAEELFSEKLRNPESPYARRSAEDYRANGRGLAKALALLTLQGNSWALTLDLQAALANLPSPLEEAWDDPRVETARTKAMALYRALSQTPVGGAKERARLWLRTFREEYLGEGEVDEGLAALEGLEQAVQALPEAQEAVRLLQAIRAKVEAHAPAEEVEPILSALEELLR; encoded by the coding sequence GTGTCGCCCTTGGTGGAGGGCCTTGCGGCGCAGAGTGGGCTTTTGGCGCAGGCAGCGCGGGCGTTTGCGGGAAACCCCACCCCAGACGGGCTCCATCGTCTACAGCTCCTTTGGCACGCCGCCCGGGATTACTGGGAAGAGTTGGAGGCTTTCGCCTTCGGTCCGGTAGGGGACTATGACCCGTACCTGGATACCTGGCCCATAAGCCCTGAAGAGCTCGCGCGCTCCCTAGGGACTTCCGTGGAAAACCTTCCCCCTGAGGTGCGGGGTTTTCATGCCCTGGAATACCTGCTCTTCCAAGCGCTCCCCAAGGAAGCCGAGGGTTTGCGCCACCTAGCCCTTTTGGCGGAGGACCTTGCCCGCCAGGCCGATGCGCTCCGGGAACGGTACGAGGCCTACCTGCAGGAGGCCTCGGAGGAAGAGCTCGCCTCGGAACTCTACGCTGCCAGCTTGGAGCTGGCCGAGGAGCTCTTCAGCGAAAAGCTTAGAAACCCGGAAAGCCCCTATGCGCGGCGCTCGGCTGAGGATTACCGGGCCAACGGCCGAGGGTTGGCCAAGGCCTTGGCCCTCCTAACCCTTCAAGGCAACTCCTGGGCATTGACCCTGGACCTTCAGGCAGCCCTTGCCAACCTACCAAGCCCCTTGGAGGAGGCTTGGGATGATCCCCGGGTGGAAACGGCCCGAACGAAGGCCATGGCCCTGTACCGCGCCCTCTCCCAAACCCCGGTGGGAGGCGCCAAGGAGCGGGCGCGCCTTTGGCTACGCACCTTCCGCGAAGAGTACCTGGGGGAAGGGGAAGTGGACGAGGGACTTGCCGCTTTAGAGGGCCTGGAGCAAGCGGTACAGGCACTTCCCGAGGCGCAAGAGGCGGTGCGCCTTTTGCAGGCTATCCGGGCTAAGGTGGAGGCCCACGCCCCCGCTGAGGAGGTGGAGCCTATTCTCAGCGCATTGGAGGAGCTTTTGCGCTAA
- a CDS encoding di-heme oxidoredictase family protein, which yields MRKGLFFLFVLLLGALPARYLVNDASSRAFGHPLPGLTPEELEAFRLGDQAFNRVFVREDGLGPLFVHQSCAGCHVRDGRGRLAFAERSEALVRTRAPNGLDPHPRFGWQLQDHALLGLEPEGRVALRFEEVEGRYVDGTPYRLRRPHVEVLDANGFPVPGRYSLRLAPPVFGLGLLEAVPQAVLAALEDPGDRDGDGVSGRLAYLEGGRVGRFGWKASVASLEEQSAIAYREDMGLSTPLFPEEDGKVEVSQEELERVAFYLRHLAVPAPRHRPEDLKGKRLFREIGCAACHRENLAGLPAYTDLLLHDMGPGLDDGVAEGAAQSREWRTPPLWGIGLTRQVLGEEAYLHDGRARSLEEAVLWHGGEAEAAKKRFLALPREDREALLQFLKEL from the coding sequence ATGCGGAAGGGGCTCTTTTTCCTCTTTGTCCTACTCCTCGGAGCCCTTCCTGCCCGGTACCTGGTGAACGACGCCTCGTCCCGGGCCTTCGGCCACCCCTTACCCGGGTTGACGCCCGAAGAATTGGAGGCGTTCCGCTTGGGGGACCAAGCCTTCAACCGGGTTTTCGTGAGGGAGGACGGCCTGGGCCCTCTTTTTGTTCACCAGTCCTGTGCCGGGTGCCATGTGCGGGATGGCCGGGGTCGGCTGGCCTTCGCCGAGCGGAGCGAGGCGCTCGTGCGCACCCGGGCTCCAAACGGCCTGGACCCCCATCCCCGTTTCGGGTGGCAACTCCAGGACCACGCGCTTTTGGGGTTGGAGCCTGAGGGGAGGGTGGCCCTCCGCTTTGAGGAGGTGGAGGGAAGGTATGTGGACGGTACCCCTTACCGCCTGCGCCGGCCCCATGTGGAGGTCTTGGACGCCAACGGGTTCCCCGTGCCTGGGCGGTATAGCCTCCGCTTGGCTCCGCCCGTCTTTGGGCTTGGGCTTTTAGAGGCGGTCCCCCAAGCGGTACTGGCCGCCTTAGAGGACCCTGGGGACCGGGATGGGGACGGGGTGTCGGGACGGCTTGCCTACCTGGAGGGGGGACGCGTGGGACGGTTCGGGTGGAAGGCCAGCGTGGCCAGCCTGGAGGAGCAAAGCGCCATAGCCTACCGCGAGGACATGGGCCTTTCCACGCCCTTGTTCCCCGAAGAAGACGGAAAGGTGGAGGTTTCCCAGGAAGAGTTGGAACGGGTGGCCTTTTACCTGCGCCACCTGGCGGTGCCGGCACCGCGGCACCGCCCCGAGGACCTTAAGGGGAAGCGCCTCTTTCGGGAAATCGGGTGTGCCGCCTGCCACCGGGAGAACTTGGCCGGACTTCCCGCCTACACGGACCTTCTCCTGCACGATATGGGCCCCGGTCTGGACGACGGGGTTGCGGAAGGGGCGGCCCAGTCCCGGGAGTGGCGTACCCCGCCCCTTTGGGGCATCGGGCTTACCCGGCAGGTGCTTGGGGAGGAGGCGTATCTCCACGACGGCCGGGCCCGGAGCTTGGAGGAAGCCGTTTTATGGCATGGAGGGGAGGCGGAAGCGGCCAAGAAGCGTTTTCTCGCCCTGCCCCGAGAGGACCGGGAGGCTCTGTTGCAGTTTCTCAAAGAGCTTTAG
- a CDS encoding acyl-CoA thioesterase has product MVYPVFPGETNHYGTLFGGTVMAWMDQAAFVAATRHARCKVVTVHADAVDFKHPVPLGSIVELVARVVEVGRTSMRVAVELWVEPLQGERYLAAQGGFVLVALDASGRPTPVPPLEG; this is encoded by the coding sequence ATGGTGTATCCCGTGTTCCCGGGAGAGACCAACCACTACGGAACCCTTTTCGGTGGCACGGTCATGGCCTGGATGGATCAAGCGGCTTTTGTGGCCGCTACCCGGCATGCCCGGTGCAAGGTGGTCACCGTGCATGCGGACGCCGTGGACTTTAAGCATCCTGTGCCCTTGGGCTCCATTGTGGAGCTGGTGGCCCGGGTGGTGGAGGTGGGGCGTACGTCCATGCGCGTGGCGGTGGAGCTTTGGGTGGAGCCTTTGCAAGGGGAGCGGTACCTTGCCGCTCAAGGGGGTTTTGTGTTGGTGGCGCTGGATGCGTCGGGCCGACCCACGCCGGTGCCTCCTTTGGAGGGATGA
- a CDS encoding ribonucleotide-diphosphate reductase subunit beta — MLTEPRFHYRPYEYPELLRFRDAIRHSYWVHTEFSYTADVQDYALVDEKERALVRRSLLAIAQVELAVKLFWARIYDRFPKPEVAEVGMTFAESEVRHANAYAHLLDLLGLNEHFQKALEEETALKERQRLLQDVLRRAREENLKTYAHSLLLFAAFTEHISLFSQFYVLMALNRRAGRFKGISNAIEATSKEENIHGLFGVELLRLLRKELPEHFGDGFAEEALAWAERFFRGEEALVDWIFAQGDVEVVSQEEVLEFLKHRYNEVLSLHGLPAPFTPRTELLRDTEWFALELLADKEVDFFNKRSVAYARRVQSYDPDSLF; from the coding sequence ATGCTCACTGAGCCGAGGTTCCATTACCGCCCTTACGAGTATCCCGAACTTCTGCGTTTCCGGGATGCCATCCGGCATAGCTACTGGGTGCACACGGAGTTCAGTTACACCGCCGACGTTCAAGACTACGCCCTAGTAGATGAGAAGGAACGCGCCTTGGTGCGGCGGTCCCTTTTGGCCATCGCCCAGGTGGAACTTGCCGTCAAGCTCTTCTGGGCCCGGATCTACGACCGCTTTCCCAAGCCGGAGGTGGCGGAGGTGGGGATGACCTTCGCCGAAAGCGAGGTGCGCCACGCCAACGCTTACGCCCACCTCCTGGACCTCCTGGGGCTCAACGAACACTTTCAGAAAGCCCTGGAGGAGGAGACCGCCCTGAAGGAGCGCCAACGGCTTCTTCAGGACGTCCTGCGCCGGGCCCGGGAAGAAAACCTAAAGACGTATGCCCATAGCCTTCTCCTCTTTGCCGCTTTTACGGAGCACATCTCTCTTTTCTCCCAGTTCTATGTCCTCATGGCTCTAAACCGCCGTGCGGGGCGTTTCAAGGGCATTTCTAACGCCATAGAGGCCACCAGCAAGGAGGAGAATATCCACGGCCTCTTTGGCGTGGAGCTCCTGCGCCTCCTCCGCAAGGAGCTCCCCGAGCACTTCGGGGACGGCTTTGCTGAGGAGGCCTTGGCCTGGGCCGAGCGCTTTTTCCGCGGGGAGGAGGCTTTGGTGGACTGGATCTTTGCCCAGGGAGACGTGGAAGTAGTTTCCCAGGAGGAGGTCTTGGAGTTTCTTAAGCACCGCTACAACGAGGTGCTTTCCCTCCATGGCCTTCCTGCCCCCTTTACGCCCAGGACCGAGCTCCTTCGGGATACGGAATGGTTCGCCCTCGAGCTCCTTGCCGACAAGGAAGTGGACTTCTTCAACAAGCGCAGCGTGGCTTACGCGCGGCGCGTGCAGAGCTACGATCCGGATAGCCTTTTCTAA
- a CDS encoding ribonucleoside-diphosphate reductase subunit alpha: MVTVKREYKPWYWVNEWTRLYMSRGYLLPGVSVEERVRQIALRAEALTGIPGFAEKFARYVAYGWYSLATPVWANYGLKRGLPISCYGTYVEDDTASILRAVAEIGMMSKQGGGTSVYLGELRPRGAPIRDNGESNGSYAFASLFDRVIEVFNQGSTRRGQCAAYLPIEHPDFWEWTRIQRENSEIQSLFWGVSVGDAWLESMIAGDREKRERWAAVLKSRAEVGIPYIFFRDNANRQAPEVFRKLGKTIYASNLCTEIMLPSSPEESFVCCLSSLNLLHFDEWKDTDAVETLVIFLDSVLDDFIEKAEGIPYMERAVRFAKRYRAIGIGVLGWHSYLQSKGIPLESADALFLNNLIFKTIRERAEEASRWLRARHPEDELAEVMERRNATLLAIAPTKSSSFILGQVSPSIEPYTSNYYLKDLQKARVPFKNPFLEELLREKGKDEERVWRSILEHNGSVQHLDFLSEEEKAVFKTFAEVSQKTLVNLAAARQRHIDQGQSLNLVIHPEAPPKDVNELVLHAWRSGLKSLYYQFSASAAQAYSRDLLLSCRACEG; encoded by the coding sequence ATGGTAACGGTAAAGCGGGAGTACAAGCCCTGGTACTGGGTCAACGAGTGGACGCGGCTTTACATGAGCCGCGGTTACCTCCTTCCCGGGGTGAGCGTGGAGGAGCGGGTGCGTCAGATCGCCCTCCGGGCCGAGGCGCTTACGGGGATCCCGGGTTTTGCGGAGAAGTTTGCGCGCTACGTGGCCTACGGCTGGTATTCGCTGGCCACTCCCGTCTGGGCCAACTATGGCCTCAAGCGGGGGCTTCCCATCTCCTGCTACGGCACCTACGTGGAGGACGATACCGCCTCCATCCTTCGGGCGGTGGCGGAGATCGGCATGATGAGCAAACAGGGGGGCGGAACCTCGGTCTACCTTGGGGAGCTTCGGCCTCGAGGGGCCCCCATCCGCGATAACGGGGAGAGCAACGGCTCCTATGCCTTCGCCAGCCTTTTTGACCGGGTGATTGAGGTCTTCAACCAAGGTTCTACCCGTCGCGGCCAGTGCGCTGCCTACCTGCCCATAGAGCACCCTGACTTCTGGGAGTGGACCCGTATCCAACGGGAAAACTCCGAGATCCAGTCCCTTTTCTGGGGCGTTTCTGTGGGGGATGCTTGGTTGGAGTCCATGATTGCCGGGGATCGGGAAAAGCGGGAGCGCTGGGCCGCCGTCCTCAAAAGCCGTGCGGAGGTGGGTATCCCGTACATCTTTTTCCGGGACAACGCCAACCGGCAGGCTCCCGAGGTTTTCCGCAAGCTGGGTAAGACGATTTACGCCAGCAACCTCTGCACGGAGATCATGCTCCCCTCCAGTCCGGAGGAGAGCTTCGTGTGTTGCCTCTCCTCTCTAAACTTACTCCACTTTGATGAGTGGAAGGACACGGATGCTGTGGAGACCTTGGTCATCTTCTTGGACTCCGTTTTGGACGACTTCATAGAGAAGGCGGAGGGCATCCCCTACATGGAGCGGGCCGTGCGGTTTGCCAAGCGGTACCGCGCTATTGGGATAGGGGTCCTGGGGTGGCACAGCTACCTACAGTCCAAGGGCATTCCCCTGGAGAGCGCCGATGCCCTTTTCCTCAATAACCTTATTTTTAAAACCATTCGGGAGCGGGCAGAAGAGGCTTCCCGGTGGCTGCGTGCCCGCCATCCGGAAGATGAGTTGGCCGAGGTCATGGAACGGCGCAACGCCACCCTTCTCGCCATCGCTCCCACCAAGTCCAGTTCCTTCATCCTCGGCCAGGTATCCCCTTCCATTGAGCCCTATACCAGCAACTACTACCTCAAGGACCTGCAAAAGGCACGGGTTCCCTTCAAAAACCCCTTTCTGGAGGAGCTCCTCCGGGAGAAGGGCAAGGACGAGGAAAGGGTGTGGCGGAGCATCCTGGAGCACAACGGTTCGGTGCAGCACCTGGACTTCCTGAGCGAGGAGGAAAAGGCTGTCTTCAAAACCTTCGCCGAGGTTTCGCAGAAGACCCTGGTGAACCTGGCTGCGGCCCGGCAACGGCACATTGACCAGGGGCAGTCCCTGAACCTGGTGATCCACCCCGAAGCTCCGCCCAAGGATGTAAACGAGCTTGTCCTCCACGCCTGGCGCTCTGGCCTCAAGAGCCTTTACTACCAGTTCAGCGCCAGCGCTGCCCAGGCCTATAGCCGTGACCTTCTCCTCTCCTGCCGGGCTTGCGAGGGCTAG
- a CDS encoding glycosyltransferase family 2 protein, with amino-acid sequence MISVLIPTKGRPGLLLEALGSLLRQTFTAFEALVVEDGEGEGLEAASSLQDPRIRALWNRGRGQVEARLTGLEEVQGEIVLFLDDDDLLLTPTYLHRVWRALGRGEGVAYGEGVLLVGLEVLPFAPGEAGEWLLQDNRILASGTALPRATLLALGSLDPSMGDYWDWDLWLRAHQAGLPFHYLRGPNIGVRVHGQNQSYGKRIEERAFYLARLRAKHGLPPTPLKDHLRLR; translated from the coding sequence ATGATTAGCGTCCTCATCCCCACCAAGGGCCGCCCTGGCCTTTTGCTAGAGGCCCTGGGCTCCCTCCTTCGGCAGACCTTCACGGCCTTTGAGGCCCTGGTGGTGGAGGACGGGGAGGGGGAGGGCCTCGAGGCGGCCTCCTCCCTCCAAGATCCCAGGATCCGGGCTCTTTGGAACCGGGGCCGGGGGCAGGTGGAGGCCCGCCTCACGGGACTGGAGGAAGTCCAAGGGGAAATCGTCCTCTTCCTGGACGACGATGACCTCCTCCTCACCCCCACCTACCTGCACCGGGTCTGGCGGGCCCTCGGAAGAGGGGAGGGGGTAGCCTACGGGGAAGGGGTCCTCCTCGTAGGCCTCGAGGTCCTCCCCTTTGCCCCGGGGGAGGCGGGGGAGTGGCTTCTCCAGGACAACCGCATCCTGGCCTCCGGCACAGCCCTACCCCGGGCCACACTCCTCGCCTTGGGCAGCCTTGACCCCAGCATGGGGGACTACTGGGATTGGGACCTTTGGCTCCGCGCCCACCAGGCGGGCCTCCCCTTCCACTACCTGCGGGGCCCCAATATCGGCGTTCGGGTCCACGGGCAGAACCAAAGCTACGGGAAACGTATAGAGGAAAGGGCCTTCTACCTGGCGCGCCTCCGGGCCAAACACGGCCTACCCCCTACCCCCCTCAAGGACCACCTGCGGCTCCGCTAG
- the surE gene encoding 5'/3'-nucleotidase SurE, producing MRILVTNDDGIFSPGLWALAEAATRLGEVFVVAPETEQSATGHAITIAHPVRAYPHPAPLPGPDFPAYRVRGTPADCVALGLHLFGPIDLVLSGVNLGTNLGHEIWHSGTVAAAKQGRLFGLSAAAFSVPLNGRTPDFERLKPWIVRTLETLLRLNAPFLVNVNLPLEPKGFLWTRQSVRAYEGVVVPGEDPMGRPLYWFAAKPLQEAEEGTDRWAVEQGFIAATPLRLDLTDEKRLQPSLAHD from the coding sequence ATGAGGATTCTGGTGACCAACGACGACGGCATCTTTAGCCCGGGACTGTGGGCCTTGGCCGAGGCGGCAACCCGCCTGGGGGAAGTCTTCGTGGTGGCCCCGGAAACGGAGCAAAGCGCCACGGGGCACGCCATCACCATCGCCCATCCCGTGAGGGCCTATCCCCATCCCGCCCCCTTGCCGGGGCCCGATTTCCCCGCCTACCGGGTCCGGGGAACCCCCGCCGACTGCGTGGCCTTGGGGCTACACCTCTTTGGCCCCATAGACCTCGTGCTATCGGGGGTAAACCTGGGGACCAATCTGGGGCACGAGATCTGGCACTCCGGCACGGTGGCCGCCGCCAAACAGGGGCGGCTCTTTGGCCTCTCCGCCGCCGCCTTTAGCGTGCCCCTAAACGGCAGAACCCCAGACTTTGAGCGCCTGAAGCCATGGATCGTGCGTACCTTGGAAACCCTCCTCCGGCTCAACGCTCCTTTCTTGGTGAACGTGAACCTTCCCCTCGAGCCCAAGGGCTTCCTCTGGACGCGGCAGTCGGTGCGGGCCTACGAGGGGGTGGTGGTGCCGGGGGAGGACCCCATGGGCAGGCCCCTCTACTGGTTCGCCGCCAAGCCCCTCCAAGAGGCGGAGGAGGGGACGGACCGCTGGGCGGTGGAGCAGGGTTTTATCGCCGCCACCCCCTTGCGGCTGGACCTCACGGACGAAAAACGCCTGCAGCCAAGCCTAGCCCATGATTAG
- a CDS encoding ABC transporter substrate-binding protein, producing MRTWFLGLTKVSALGWLLLAPVQAQRVTVEFWHSMGGVLGEATEKLVQEFNRSQNAVQVKSQYVGSYDDGINKLLAALRAGRGYPHVIQVYDIGARIMADSGAVVPLEDLARRDGFDLDRFLPQPRSYYTLEGKLYGLPFNSSNPILYFNMAAFQEAGIPYRPTWSLKDLEEAARKLTKKDAQGRTVRYGLSIPIDSWFVEQISYNSGEYFCNNENGRKARATAVTFDNEAAVAFLDTYARLVREGVAANTGRNWADSQSLFAQGQAAIAAYSTASLTGVLRQVGGRFPLRTAYYPYLRERNGVAIGGAALYVLRGFSEGETQAAWRFVRFLLEPKTQAQWHLDTGYFPVVKGVTELPEVRQAHVRQPNYTTAIQQLGTSKVNSASAGCLMGAFPEIRQYVQAAWEEVLRGKPARDALKEAKARADAALERYNRSVASR from the coding sequence ATGCGGACATGGTTCTTGGGATTGACCAAGGTTAGCGCCTTGGGATGGCTCCTCCTAGCCCCCGTCCAGGCGCAACGGGTGACCGTGGAGTTCTGGCACTCCATGGGCGGGGTGTTAGGAGAGGCCACGGAAAAGCTCGTGCAGGAGTTCAACCGGAGCCAAAACGCTGTCCAGGTGAAAAGCCAATACGTGGGGAGCTACGACGACGGCATCAACAAGCTCCTCGCCGCCCTGCGGGCAGGCCGGGGCTACCCCCACGTGATCCAGGTTTACGATATCGGGGCCCGGATCATGGCGGACTCCGGGGCTGTGGTGCCGCTGGAGGATCTGGCCCGAAGGGACGGGTTTGACCTGGACCGCTTCCTGCCCCAACCCAGGAGCTACTACACCCTCGAGGGTAAACTCTACGGCCTCCCCTTTAACTCTTCCAACCCCATCCTCTACTTCAACATGGCCGCTTTCCAGGAAGCCGGAATCCCCTACAGGCCGACCTGGTCCCTAAAGGACCTGGAGGAGGCTGCCCGCAAGCTCACCAAAAAGGACGCCCAGGGGCGCACGGTGCGCTACGGCCTCTCCATCCCCATTGACTCCTGGTTCGTGGAGCAGATCTCCTACAACTCCGGCGAGTACTTCTGCAACAACGAAAACGGCCGCAAGGCCAGGGCCACGGCGGTGACCTTTGACAACGAGGCCGCTGTGGCCTTCCTGGACACTTACGCCCGCCTGGTGCGGGAAGGCGTGGCGGCCAACACGGGCCGGAACTGGGCTGACTCCCAAAGCCTCTTCGCCCAGGGCCAGGCGGCCATCGCCGCCTACTCCACGGCGAGCCTCACGGGGGTTCTTCGCCAGGTGGGGGGGCGCTTCCCCCTGCGCACCGCCTACTACCCTTACCTGCGGGAACGGAACGGGGTGGCCATTGGCGGCGCAGCCCTTTACGTCCTAAGGGGCTTCTCCGAAGGGGAAACCCAGGCCGCCTGGCGCTTCGTGCGCTTCCTCTTGGAGCCCAAAACCCAAGCCCAGTGGCACCTGGACACCGGCTACTTCCCCGTGGTGAAGGGGGTGACCGAACTTCCCGAGGTGCGCCAAGCCCACGTGCGCCAGCCCAACTACACCACGGCGATCCAACAACTGGGTACCAGTAAGGTCAATAGCGCCAGCGCAGGGTGCTTGATGGGCGCTTTCCCCGAGATCCGCCAGTACGTGCAGGCCGCTTGGGAGGAAGTCCTCCGGGGCAAACCCGCCCGGGATGCCTTGAAGGAGGCCAAGGCCCGGGCGGATGCCGCGCTGGAACGCTATAACCGGAGCGTGGCAAGCCGCTAA
- a CDS encoding carbohydrate ABC transporter permease, translating into MRKRLRLLPTYLLATAYAFLLTLPLLTLLSASLRSEGDLYTPTLLPPNPTLAPYAEALAKFPLARFLLNSFLVSTAVTLGVLATSLLAAYALTRLRFRGREALFGLAVALLLVPGEVTFLPLYLLVDRLGWLDTYWALTVPFLASPLGVFLLRQTLRTIPEDYFDAARIDGATHGQVLRHVALPLTAPALGALAALTFIGTWNMYLWPLVVTKSREMQTAQIALNFLLNEEVARWNVVAAGAVLVLLPTLFAFLLAQRAFIRGIALGGLKG; encoded by the coding sequence ATGCGTAAGCGCTTGAGACTTCTCCCCACCTACCTCCTCGCCACCGCCTACGCCTTCCTCCTCACCCTTCCCCTCCTCACCCTACTTTCCGCAAGCCTCCGGAGCGAGGGGGACCTCTACACCCCCACCCTTCTACCCCCAAACCCCACCCTCGCCCCCTACGCCGAGGCCCTGGCCAAGTTTCCCCTGGCCCGCTTCCTCCTCAATAGCTTCCTCGTTTCCACCGCCGTGACCCTGGGGGTCCTGGCCACGAGCCTCCTCGCCGCCTACGCCCTCACGCGGCTACGCTTCCGGGGCCGGGAAGCCCTCTTTGGCCTAGCGGTGGCCCTCCTCCTGGTTCCCGGGGAGGTAACCTTCTTGCCCCTTTACCTCCTGGTGGACCGCCTTGGGTGGCTGGACACCTACTGGGCCCTCACCGTCCCCTTCCTGGCAAGCCCCTTGGGCGTCTTTCTCCTCCGCCAAACCCTGAGGACCATTCCGGAGGACTACTTTGACGCCGCCCGCATAGACGGGGCCACCCACGGGCAGGTCCTGCGCCACGTGGCCCTGCCCCTCACCGCCCCCGCCCTTGGCGCCCTGGCCGCCCTCACCTTTATCGGTACCTGGAACATGTACCTCTGGCCTCTGGTGGTCACCAAAAGCCGGGAGATGCAGACGGCTCAGATCGCCCTGAACTTCCTCCTGAACGAAGAGGTGGCCCGTTGGAACGTGGTGGCCGCGGGAGCTGTCCTCGTTCTTCTCCCTACCCTGTTCGCCTTCCTGCTCGCCCAAAGGGCCTTCATCCGGGGCATCGCCCTGGGCGGGCTGAAGGGATAA
- a CDS encoding carbohydrate ABC transporter permease, producing MERVLTQEKGGARRYALEPLPFLLPAYGLFLLFLILPVGEALWLSLHQENLFGKGREWVGLANYLEALSRPEFWKSVQTTLVFALITAPLELLLGLLAALLVYRPYPGVTLFRTLFFLTTAVPTAVAAVAWGWFLHPVGGWANRTLAALGLPPLPWLTSPELALPTLAVVTAWAGVGFTAILLTAGLQNIPEEVLEAATVDGAGPWTRFFRITLPLLSPTLFLVGLLVVLKSLTAFGQIHLLTRGGPAESTMVWIYRVYQDAFFNFQVPLAASEAFLLFLLLLALAALQFWLLGRRVHYA from the coding sequence GTGGAACGGGTTCTCACCCAGGAAAAGGGCGGGGCGAGGCGGTATGCCCTGGAGCCCTTGCCCTTCCTCCTCCCCGCCTACGGCCTCTTCCTCCTCTTCCTCATCCTGCCCGTGGGGGAGGCCCTTTGGCTTTCCCTCCACCAGGAAAACCTTTTCGGGAAGGGCCGGGAATGGGTGGGGCTAGCCAACTACCTCGAGGCCCTCTCCCGCCCCGAGTTCTGGAAAAGCGTCCAAACCACCCTGGTCTTCGCCCTCATCACCGCGCCCCTGGAGCTCCTCCTGGGGCTCCTCGCCGCCCTCTTGGTTTACCGCCCTTACCCCGGCGTGACCCTCTTCCGCACCCTCTTCTTCCTCACCACCGCCGTCCCCACCGCCGTGGCCGCGGTGGCCTGGGGATGGTTTCTCCACCCCGTGGGGGGGTGGGCCAACCGGACCCTAGCCGCCCTCGGCCTCCCTCCCCTTCCCTGGCTCACCTCCCCCGAGCTGGCCCTGCCCACCTTGGCGGTGGTCACCGCCTGGGCCGGGGTGGGCTTCACCGCCATCCTCCTCACGGCGGGGCTCCAGAACATTCCCGAGGAGGTCCTCGAGGCGGCCACCGTGGACGGGGCGGGCCCCTGGACCCGCTTCTTCCGCATCACCCTCCCCCTCCTCTCCCCCACCCTCTTCCTGGTGGGGCTCCTGGTGGTGCTCAAAAGCCTCACCGCCTTCGGGCAGATCCACCTCCTCACCCGGGGAGGACCCGCCGAGAGCACCATGGTCTGGATTTACCGAGTTTACCAGGACGCCTTCTTCAACTTCCAAGTACCCTTGGCGGCTTCCGAAGCCTTCCTCCTCTTCCTCCTCCTCCTGGCGCTTGCGGCGCTCCAGTTCTGGCTTTTGGGCCGGAGGGTGCACTATGCGTAA